The genomic region TGCAGAAAGTCGTCTCCAACTTCATCTCCGGCATCATCATCCTGCTCGACAAGTCGATCAAACCCGGCGACACAATTTCCCTTGGCGAAACCTTCGGCTGGATCCGCGAATTGCGCGCCCGGTTTGTCTCCGTCGTTACCCGAGACGGCAAGGAATTCCTCATTCCCAATGAGGATTTCATCACCCAGCAGGTGGTCAACTGGTCGTTTTCCGATGATCTGGTACGCCTCGATGTGCCCTTCGGCGTATCCTATGACAGCGACCCCCATGAGGTGACCCGCGTAGCACTGTCCTGTCTTGAAGACCTCGACCGCGTTTCCAAGCTGAAAAAACCGGTGTGCTGGATGACGGAATTCGGCGATTCCTCGATCAACTTCGTGCTGCGCTTCTGGATTCGCGATCCCCAGAACGGGCTGACCAACATCCGCGGAACCGTTTTGCTGTCGCTGTGGGACAAATTGAAGGAAGCGGACATTGCCATCCCCTTCCCTCATCGCGAGGTGATTTTCAGAACCCCGCTGGAAGTTGCTTCCAGCGGCCAGAAGAATGCCCCACGCCCACAGCCCCGCCGCAAGTCAGCGGCAAAAGGCGATACCTGATAGCAGGGGTTTATTCGGCGGGCGAAAGCGTGCCGGGCTGCGCCACCGCATCGACACTGCGGCTTGCCGGGCTGGAAAGCGCATTGTCCAGCGCATAGGCGCGCAAGGTGACCGGTTCGCGAATGCCCCGGTCGATGTCATCCACCTGCCAGATTGCCGAAAGCATGGCATTGTGGACCTTTTTCGAGTTGTCCATCGTCGTGTGAATCTGGCCAAAGACGTGATTATTGGTCACCACCGCCTTCTGCCCCCTGGTGACGGGCAACAACCCGTAAACGGGAAACAGCGAATAGAAATTTTCCGCCCACATCACACCCTCCGGCACCGTGCCGACGGGGCCTGGAATGTCGATCAGGCCGAGATAGGAAACCTTGACCCCTTCCTTGCGTAACTGGGCTGCCGTGGTAATCGCCGCCAGCGCACCCATGGAATGGCCCAGCAGCGCCACAGACCGCGGCTTGCGCTTGCGGATATCGGCAAGTGCTCCCACCGCATTCTGCCAGCGATAGACATCGGCATGAATGCCGCTTTCGCGGATCTTGTCGCGCAGATCGTCCATCCCCTGGCTGAAAGTCAGCCGGTCCGCCACGAAGGAGAAATCGCCCGCACCGCGAAACAGATAGACCTCCACTGCCTGTGCCGGCACAAAGGCCGACATCAGCGCAGAGGCGGCAAACAGGATACGCAATACTGGCTTGATCATTTCCCCACTCCGGATTTTTGTGCTGCCGACCTAGCCAGCCGAAACTGTCTAAAATCGGGCAGAAATAAATCATGCCCTGTTAGGGTTAAGTGCAGCCAAACAAAGGTGGTTAGCAGCCGGTTAACGCCAGCGGCCCGGCCGCGCGTTGCTCAGGTGTTGAGTCAGAGGGCAGACAGCCTGCGCAAATCCGCCAGCGTTGAAACGCCCAGCTGCATCATGTTGTTGGCAAGGTCGGTGGCAAGAATATGGCTGACATGGTCAGCGCCTGCTTCGCCATGGGCGGCAACACCGTAAAGATAGGGCCGGCCGGCAAGAACGAAATCGGCGCCATCGCCTATGACCTGCCCGGCACCAGCAATACCTTGCCGGTATTTTCACCGGCAAGAAGTCCTGGCAGTTCCTTCAGGGCGTCCCCAAGCGCCACCCGGGCAGAAACCTGCGTTTGCCAGGCACCGCTGGCAAAGCGCCGTTGAACGGCGCGGGTCGTCTTCATCTTGGTCAACAGCGAGGTACTGCCAAGCCAGGTGACAAGCCAGAAGCCTTCAATCTGTTTGCGCATGAAGATGAACTGGCCGGGCTCCCTGACGGTGGTCGGTTCATCGGTCAACCGGCCATAGATCACCCAGCGCGCATCGCGGCCCATCGCATCGAATATTTCCGCCGAAACAGGCCCCGTCACCGCGTCGAGAAACAGGACCGGCTTTTCTGCCTTGCACAATGCTGCAAATTCCCGGGCAAAAGCCTTCGTTTCGCTGTTGAGTACATGGGCAGCGCCCAGTTCCTTCAAAGGGCCGATCTGGCTGTCTCGGCGCACCACGCCGATGGCGCTATAACCCTCATCGCGGGCAAGGCCAGCCATCAGCTTGCACAACTGGCTGGCCGCCGCCGACATGACGAACGCCTTTGACCCCGACCGCTTGACCATGTCGAACATCGCATAGGCCGTCAGCGGGTTGACGATCATTGCCGCACCATCCTCGTCGCGCACATCCTTGCGCAAGGCAATGCAAGTCGCCGCATCGGCCAGTACGTAAGGTGCCCAACTGCCCGAGCTTCGCGCCACGAACGCGACCCGCTTGCCCTTCATCATGGCGGCCATAAACCCGCCGCCGGAAGCAACCACATCGCCGACGGCTTCAAATCCCGCCGGCTGGCCCTTGATGCGCGGCTGGCCATAGCTGCCCTGAATGAACATCACATCGGACGGATTGACCGACGAACAGCGCATCTTCACCAGCACCTGTCCTTTGCGCGGACGGGGCACATCGACTTCTTTATAGGCAAGAAACGGCGCAAGGCTTTTCGGCGAATAGCTTGCCGGCTTGTCCGAAAACCCGTCCTGCTTGAGCACCAGTGCCTTCATCCGTTCAGGCAGCGTCATTGCCATCTCCCCTGACCATCCTTTTTGTGGCGTCCTTCTTAGAACTTTTCCTGGCTGTATTTCTTCAGTTCCGTACGCGCCACCTGCCGCCGGTGCACCGCGTCCGGCCCGTCGGCAAGCCGCAGCGTGCGCACATGCTTCCAGGAATGAGCGAGCGTCGTATCCTGGGAAATTCCCTGTGCCCCATGGACCTGCACCGCCTCATCGATGACTTTCAGCGCCATCAGCGGCGCCACCACCTTGATCTGTGATATCCATGGCGCAGCAGCGCGCGCATCGCCCTGATCCATCATCCAAGCCGCCTTCAGGCACAGCAATCTGGCCTGTTCGATTTCCATGCGGCAATTGGCGATGATGTCGTAATTGGCGCCCAGATGGGCAATCGGCTTGCCGAAAGCCTCGCGCTGAAGCGAGCGCCGGCACATCAGTTCAAGCGCATTTTCGGCCTGCCCGATCGCCCGCATGCAGTGATGGATGCGCCCCGGCCCAAGCCGGCCCTGGGCGATTTCAAATCCGCGCCCCTCGCCCAGCAACAGGTTTTCAGCCGGGACCCGCACATCCTTGAAGCGGATATGCAGATGGCCGTGCGGCGCATCGTCCATGCCGTAGACTGCCATAGGCCGCAGCTTTTCAATGCCCTTGGAAGCCGCATCGACCAGTATCATCGAGTGCTGCTGATGGCGGGAGCGGCCCTCACTGGGCGTGTGCACCATGACGATGTAAACCGCGCAGCGCGGATCGCCTGCCCCCGATGACCACCATTTTTCGCCGTTAAGCACATACGCATCGCCATCCCTGATGCAGGACATGGCAATGTTGGTGGCGTCCGACGAGGCAACGTCAGGCTCCGTCATCAGATAGGCTGAGCGGATTTCGCCTTCGAGCAGTGGCGCGAGCCATTTTTCCTTGTGATCGGGGCTGCCATAGCGCTCGAGCACTTCCATATTGCCGGTATCGGGCGCATTGCAGTTGAAAACCTCGGCGGCTAGATGGGATTTCCCCATTTCCTCGGCAAGATAGGCATATTCCACCGTTGTCAGCCCGTAGCCCCTTTGCGAATCGGTAAGCCAGAAGTTCCAAAGCCCGCGCTTTTTCGCCGTTGCCTTCAAGCCTTCCAGAATCTCTTTCTGGCGCTCCGTGTAGGCCCAGCGGTCACCCTTTTCCACCTCGGCCAGAAACTCCGCGTCCAGCGGCCTGATCTCGTCGGCGATCATGCCCGCCACCTGTTCATGGATCGGTTTCAGCCGTTCCGTCATTCCAAGGTCCATCAAAACCCTCCTGCAGACAGCCTGCACCTGCAAAGCTGTAAACAACCTCTATTGTCCCCTTTACGTAACAGGTAAAATCGGTCCCTACTAGCGCCATCCCGGCCCGGCCGGAAACCCCGGCGGGTTCGATGCAAAGGAAATCCGATGACCATCTGTGAAAGGCTGTTTTCGCTCGACGGAAAAGTGGCTCTGGTAACCGGCGGCGCCAGCGGCATAGGCCGCATGATCGCAACCGCGCTGGTGGAGGCTGGCGCCAAAGTCATGATCGCATCCCGCAAAACCGAAGAATGCGAAAAAGTGGCTGAGGCGCTCAACGCCCTGGCAAAGGAAACAGGCTGCGGCGGGTCGGCGGAAGGCTTCGGCGGCGATGTGGCAACCCGGGATGGCGTGCTTGCCCTTGTGCAAGAAGTCAAGCACCGCACGGATACCCTCCACATCCTGTTCAACAATGCCGGCACCACCTGGGGCGAACCCGTTGACACCTTTCCCTATGAAGCGTGGAGCCGGGTATTCGACGTCAACGTCACCGGCCTGTTCAACCTGACGCGCGAACTGCTGCCGCTGCTGGAAAAATCTGCATCCGCACAAGACCCTGCCCGCGTCGTGAACATCGGTTCGGTCATGGGTTCGTCCCCCTATGGCGATGGCGCCTATTCCTATGCCGCCTCCAAGGCAGCCGTGCATCATCTCACCCGCATTCTCGGCAAGGAACTTGCTCACCGCCACATCACTTTCAACGCCTTCGCACCAGGCCCTTTTCCCTCGAAGATGACCGCCTTTGCCACGGGTTCGCGGGAAAAGGCGGAAGTTACCGGAAAGTCGGTGCCGCTTGGACGCATCGGCAGGCCCGATGACATCGCTGCCGCGACCCTCTATCTGTGCGGTCCCGGAGGGAGTTACGTAACGGGCGCTATTCTTCCCATCGATGGCGGCGTTCATGTCACAACGGGTCCGGACCTGTTTGAAGAAGCAGCCAGCATGTAGGTTGGACCATCGGCAGAAAACGCCTTGCTCGCGCCGAAAATATGCACGCTATAAGCAAATAATTTCAAATCTTTAAGAGGTTTTCTTCACATGACAATTGAGTTTAATGGCCAAGTCGCCATCGTGACCGGCGCCGGCAACGGCCTTGGCAAGAGCCATGCCATGGAACTTGCCCGCCGTGGCGCCAAGGTCGTGGTCAACGATTTCGGCGGTGCCCGCGACGGTTCCGGCGGTTCATTGACACCGGCAGAAGAAGTGGTGGCTCAAATCGAGGCTGCGGGCGGTAAAGCCATTGCCAACGGCGCCAATGTCGCCAGCATCGAGGATACCGGCCAGATGGTGGCTGATGCCGTCGCCAAATGGGGCCGGGTTGATGTGCTGATCAACAATGCCGGCATCCTGCGCGACCGCAGCTTCGGCAAGATGTCGGACAGCGAATGGGACGCCGTCGTTGCGGTTCACATGACCGGCTCGGCAAACTGCGCCCGCTCGGTCTGGAACCAGATGAAGGAACAGGGCTATGGCCGTATCCTGATGACAACGTCGACCTCCGGCATCTACGGAAATTTCGGCCAGGCCAATTACGGCGCTGCAAAAATGGGCGTCATCGGCCTGATGAACACGCTGTGCATTGAAGGCATGAAAAGCGACATCCGCATCAATTGCCTGGCACCGACCGCCGCAACCCGCATGACCGAAGACATCATGAGCGAGGAAATGCTGGCCGCCCTCGATCCCAGGCATGTCACCCCTGCGGCGATTTACATGGTCAGCCGCAAGGCGCCCAACAGAACCGTGATGTTCGCCGGTGGCGGGACGTTTTCAAAGCTTGAAATCCGCGAGAGCAAGGGAGTTTTTCTGGCCGAAGATGATCGCAATGCCGATGGCGTTGCAGAAAACTTCAGCCGTATCGCCGACATGGCCGAGCCGGACCACTTTTCCCACGGCAATGAGCACATCGCCAAGGTGCTGACCAATGCCAGC from Salaquimonas pukyongi harbors:
- a CDS encoding thioesterase domain-containing protein, producing MIKPVLRILFAASALMSAFVPAQAVEVYLFRGAGDFSFVADRLTFSQGMDDLRDKIRESGIHADVYRWQNAVGALADIRKRKPRSVALLGHSMGALAAITTAAQLRKEGVKVSYLGLIDIPGPVGTVPEGVMWAENFYSLFPVYGLLPVTRGQKAVVTNNHVFGQIHTTMDNSKKVHNAMLSAIWQVDDIDRGIREPVTLRAYALDNALSSPASRSVDAVAQPGTLSPAE
- a CDS encoding alpha-hydroxy-acid oxidizing protein; the protein is MAGAGQVIGDGADFVLAGRPYLYGVAAHGEAGADHVSHILATDLANNMMQLGVSTLADLRRLSAL
- a CDS encoding alcohol dehydrogenase catalytic domain-containing protein, producing MTLPERMKALVLKQDGFSDKPASYSPKSLAPFLAYKEVDVPRPRKGQVLVKMRCSSVNPSDVMFIQGSYGQPRIKGQPAGFEAVGDVVASGGGFMAAMMKGKRVAFVARSSGSWAPYVLADAATCIALRKDVRDEDGAAMIVNPLTAYAMFDMVKRSGSKAFVMSAAASQLCKLMAGLARDEGYSAIGVVRRDSQIGPLKELGAAHVLNSETKAFAREFAALCKAEKPVLFLDAVTGPVSAEIFDAMGRDARWVIYGRLTDEPTTVREPGQFIFMRKQIEGFWLVTWLGSTSLLTKMKTTRAVQRRFASGAWQTQVSARVALGDALKELPGLLAGENTGKVLLVPGRS
- a CDS encoding acyl-CoA dehydrogenase family protein; this encodes MDLGMTERLKPIHEQVAGMIADEIRPLDAEFLAEVEKGDRWAYTERQKEILEGLKATAKKRGLWNFWLTDSQRGYGLTTVEYAYLAEEMGKSHLAAEVFNCNAPDTGNMEVLERYGSPDHKEKWLAPLLEGEIRSAYLMTEPDVASSDATNIAMSCIRDGDAYVLNGEKWWSSGAGDPRCAVYIVMVHTPSEGRSRHQQHSMILVDAASKGIEKLRPMAVYGMDDAPHGHLHIRFKDVRVPAENLLLGEGRGFEIAQGRLGPGRIHHCMRAIGQAENALELMCRRSLQREAFGKPIAHLGANYDIIANCRMEIEQARLLCLKAAWMMDQGDARAAAPWISQIKVVAPLMALKVIDEAVQVHGAQGISQDTTLAHSWKHVRTLRLADGPDAVHRRQVARTELKKYSQEKF
- a CDS encoding SDR family oxidoreductase, with the protein product MTICERLFSLDGKVALVTGGASGIGRMIATALVEAGAKVMIASRKTEECEKVAEALNALAKETGCGGSAEGFGGDVATRDGVLALVQEVKHRTDTLHILFNNAGTTWGEPVDTFPYEAWSRVFDVNVTGLFNLTRELLPLLEKSASAQDPARVVNIGSVMGSSPYGDGAYSYAASKAAVHHLTRILGKELAHRHITFNAFAPGPFPSKMTAFATGSREKAEVTGKSVPLGRIGRPDDIAAATLYLCGPGGSYVTGAILPIDGGVHVTTGPDLFEEAASM
- a CDS encoding SDR family NAD(P)-dependent oxidoreductase codes for the protein MTIEFNGQVAIVTGAGNGLGKSHAMELARRGAKVVVNDFGGARDGSGGSLTPAEEVVAQIEAAGGKAIANGANVASIEDTGQMVADAVAKWGRVDVLINNAGILRDRSFGKMSDSEWDAVVAVHMTGSANCARSVWNQMKEQGYGRILMTTSTSGIYGNFGQANYGAAKMGVIGLMNTLCIEGMKSDIRINCLAPTAATRMTEDIMSEEMLAALDPRHVTPAAIYMVSRKAPNRTVMFAGGGTFSKLEIRESKGVFLAEDDRNADGVAENFSRIADMAEPDHFSHGNEHIAKVLTNASKAVSS